In one Moritella sp. 5 genomic region, the following are encoded:
- the oppC gene encoding oligopeptide ABC transporter permease OppC — protein sequence MLSKTDKVEALTNFSTNLEIEGRSLWQDARIRFMRNKAAMISLCILFLITLSVIFVPMLSQYAFDDTDWYALHQAPSAEHWFGTDSLGRDLLVRTFIGGRISMMVGVMGAFVAVLIGTLYGAASGFIGGTTDRVMMRILEILYAIPFMFLVIVLVTFFGRDIILIFVAIGAIAWLDMARIVRGQTLSLRNKEFIEAARVCGVSQWGIITRHIVPNVLGIVAVYSTLLIPSMILTESFLSFLGLGVQEPMTSWGALLQEGAQTMEIAIWQLAFPAAFMVLTLFCFNYVGDGLRDALDPKDR from the coding sequence ATGTTATCTAAAACAGACAAAGTAGAAGCGTTAACCAACTTCTCGACAAATTTAGAAATTGAAGGCCGTAGTTTGTGGCAAGACGCCCGCATTCGTTTTATGCGTAACAAAGCGGCAATGATCAGCTTATGTATTTTATTTCTGATCACCTTGTCGGTTATTTTTGTACCTATGCTTAGTCAATATGCATTTGACGATACTGATTGGTATGCACTGCATCAGGCGCCTTCGGCAGAGCATTGGTTTGGTACGGATAGTTTAGGGCGTGACCTGCTTGTACGTACCTTTATCGGTGGTCGTATTTCGATGATGGTAGGTGTGATGGGGGCATTTGTTGCTGTGCTTATCGGCACATTATACGGTGCTGCATCTGGCTTTATCGGTGGTACAACCGACCGTGTGATGATGCGTATCCTTGAGATCCTTTATGCAATTCCATTCATGTTCTTGGTTATTGTATTAGTCACCTTCTTTGGTCGCGATATTATCTTAATTTTTGTAGCGATTGGTGCGATTGCTTGGCTAGACATGGCGCGTATTGTCCGTGGTCAAACCTTAAGTTTACGCAATAAAGAGTTTATCGAAGCCGCGCGTGTATGTGGCGTGAGTCAATGGGGCATTATTACCCGTCATATTGTGCCTAATGTATTGGGTATTGTGGCCGTGTACTCAACGCTGTTGATCCCAAGCATGATTTTAACGGAATCATTCTTAAGTTTCCTTGGTCTTGGTGTGCAAGAACCAATGACCAGTTGGGGGGCCTTATTACAAGAAGGTGCACAAACAATGGAAATTGCGATTTGGCAATTAGCATTCCCAGCTGCATTTATGGTGTTAACGTTATTTTGCTTTAACTATGTTGGTGATGGTCTGCGTGATGCGCTGGATCCAAAAGACAGATAG
- the oppF gene encoding murein tripeptide/oligopeptide ABC transporter ATP binding protein OppF, whose protein sequence is MVMTDIAQKDLVAVEKKLLLEVNDLKVQFDIPSKSLWPWAPPSKLKAVDGVSIKLYEGETLGVVGESGCGKSTFARALIGLVPAAAGNVVWLGQDLTRLPHEEMREKRKEIQMIFQDPLASLNPRMTVGDIIAEPLRTFFPQLSKVEVKEQVKDMMTKVGLLPNVINRYPHEFSGGQCQRIGIARALILKPKMIICDEPVSALDVSIQAQVVNLLQSLQKELGLSLIFIAHDLSIVKHISDRVLVMYLGNAVELGESKALFAEPKHPYTKALMSAVPIPDPVLERNKKIEMLEGDLPSPLNPPSGCVFRTRCPVAKASCAEAKPQLTGDEEHSVSCLMVA, encoded by the coding sequence ATGGTAATGACTGATATAGCCCAGAAAGATTTAGTAGCCGTAGAGAAAAAGTTATTATTAGAAGTGAATGACCTGAAGGTGCAATTTGATATTCCGTCGAAGTCGTTATGGCCTTGGGCACCACCAAGCAAGCTTAAAGCCGTTGACGGTGTCAGTATCAAGTTATATGAAGGCGAAACACTGGGTGTAGTTGGTGAGTCAGGTTGTGGTAAATCGACGTTTGCCCGCGCCTTAATTGGACTCGTGCCAGCGGCTGCCGGTAACGTAGTTTGGTTAGGTCAGGATCTTACCCGGTTACCACACGAAGAAATGCGTGAAAAGCGTAAAGAAATTCAAATGATCTTCCAAGACCCATTAGCCTCGCTAAATCCGCGTATGACGGTGGGTGATATTATTGCTGAGCCGCTACGAACTTTCTTTCCACAGTTATCTAAAGTGGAAGTGAAAGAGCAGGTGAAGGACATGATGACCAAGGTAGGTTTACTGCCAAATGTAATCAATCGTTATCCACATGAGTTCTCGGGTGGTCAGTGTCAGCGTATTGGTATTGCCCGTGCGCTTATTTTAAAACCCAAGATGATCATTTGTGATGAACCAGTATCAGCGTTGGATGTATCAATTCAAGCGCAGGTAGTGAATTTATTACAATCATTACAGAAAGAACTGGGTTTAAGTTTGATCTTCATTGCCCATGATTTATCGATTGTAAAACATATCTCTGATCGCGTATTGGTGATGTATCTTGGTAATGCAGTAGAACTGGGTGAGTCAAAAGCCTTGTTTGCAGAGCCGAAGCATCCGTACACCAAAGCGCTGATGTCGGCCGTACCAATTCCCGATCCGGTACTTGAGCGGAATAAAAAAATTGAAATGCTGGAAGGTGATTTACCTTCACCGTTAAATCCGCCTTCAGGCTGTGTATTCCGTACTCGCTGCCCTGTAGCGAAAGCAAGTTGTGCCGAGGCTAAACCTCAATTAACAGGTGATGAAGAACACTCAGTGTCTTGTTTAATGGTTGCTTAA
- a CDS encoding ABC transporter substrate-binding protein produces the protein MLKNKITQSLLLTAGLAFAATSLTATAAEVPAGVKLAAKQELVRGNGTEVASLDPQKVEGVPEAHVLRDLLEGLVNQDADGITVPGVAERWETKDNKVFTFYLRKDAKWSNGDAVTADDFVYSFQRAVDPLTASPYSWYLDMTTMINASDIIAGKKDKSTLGVKAIDDYTFEVTLASPVPYFVKMMAHTTMKPVHKATVEKFGDKWTKPENFVGNGAFVVKDWVVNERLVLVRNENYWDNANTVLNKVTYLPIENQVSEMNRFLSGEIDFTYELPNEHFRRLKKEHAESVAIKGNLCTYYYNFNTHKPPFNDVRVRKAISYSIDRNIIANAILGQGQKPAYFLTPEIVADFNPEMPAYGKLSQKERNEKAKSLLAEAGYNKSNPLKFSLLYNTSENHKKIAVAIASMWKKNLGVSVMLENQEWKTYLETKKQGDFEASRAGWCGDYNEASTFTSLMEGSNTTGGIHYQSAEYDKLTKLAVQATSEEKRQELYYAQEALLTKDMPIAPIYQYVTARLVNPHVGGYAENNAQDQLYSKDMYIIAE, from the coding sequence ATGTTAAAAAATAAAATCACTCAATCACTTTTATTAACCGCGGGTCTAGCATTTGCTGCTACTTCGCTTACAGCAACGGCCGCGGAAGTACCTGCTGGCGTAAAACTAGCAGCGAAACAAGAGTTAGTTCGTGGTAACGGCACGGAAGTTGCCTCTTTAGATCCACAAAAAGTCGAAGGTGTCCCTGAAGCGCACGTACTTCGTGATTTACTTGAAGGTCTTGTAAACCAAGATGCAGATGGTATTACCGTTCCGGGTGTGGCTGAACGCTGGGAGACTAAAGATAATAAAGTGTTTACTTTCTACCTACGTAAGGATGCTAAATGGTCGAATGGCGATGCTGTAACGGCTGATGATTTTGTATATAGCTTCCAACGCGCAGTTGATCCTTTAACGGCGTCACCTTACTCATGGTATCTAGATATGACAACCATGATAAATGCTTCTGATATTATTGCAGGTAAAAAAGACAAGTCTACTTTAGGTGTTAAAGCAATCGATGATTACACATTTGAAGTAACACTCGCAAGTCCAGTCCCTTATTTCGTGAAAATGATGGCTCACACGACGATGAAACCTGTGCATAAAGCAACAGTTGAAAAGTTCGGTGATAAATGGACTAAACCTGAAAATTTCGTTGGTAACGGTGCATTTGTCGTTAAAGATTGGGTTGTAAATGAACGTCTAGTACTTGTTCGTAATGAAAATTACTGGGATAACGCGAACACAGTATTAAATAAAGTAACTTACTTACCGATTGAAAACCAAGTTTCTGAAATGAATCGTTTCCTATCAGGTGAAATCGATTTCACCTATGAGCTACCAAACGAACATTTCCGTCGATTGAAGAAAGAGCATGCAGAATCGGTAGCGATCAAAGGTAACTTGTGTACTTATTACTACAATTTCAATACACATAAACCACCATTCAACGATGTTCGTGTACGTAAAGCGATTTCTTACTCTATTGATCGTAACATCATCGCTAACGCTATTCTGGGTCAAGGTCAAAAACCTGCTTATTTCTTAACCCCTGAAATCGTTGCTGACTTCAACCCAGAGATGCCTGCTTACGGTAAACTGTCTCAGAAAGAACGTAATGAAAAAGCCAAATCGTTACTTGCTGAAGCGGGTTACAACAAGTCAAACCCACTAAAATTCAGCTTGCTGTATAACACTTCAGAAAACCACAAAAAAATTGCGGTAGCAATCGCGTCAATGTGGAAGAAAAACTTAGGTGTATCTGTAATGCTTGAAAATCAAGAGTGGAAAACGTACCTAGAAACCAAGAAGCAGGGTGACTTTGAAGCGTCTCGTGCTGGTTGGTGTGGCGATTATAACGAAGCATCTACATTTACTTCATTAATGGAAGGCAGCAATACGACTGGCGGTATTCACTATCAGAGTGCTGAATACGATAAGCTAACTAAATTAGCTGTACAAGCAACTTCTGAAGAAAAACGTCAAGAGTTATATTATGCTCAAGAAGCACTACTGACTAAAGATATGCCAATTGCTCCTATCTATCAGTATGTTACAGCTCGTCTTGTTAATCCTCATGTGGGCGGTTACGCAGAAAACAACGCACAAGATCAACTTTATTCTAAAGATATGTACATCATCGCAGAGTAA
- a CDS encoding flagellar motor protein MotB encodes MSDECDCPPPGLPAWMGTFADLMSLLMCFFVLLLSFSEMDVVKFKQIAGSMQFAFGVQNQIDVKNIPKGTTVIAQEFRPGRPDPTPIETIMQHTIDNSEAELDFKDGEDQNAGGKNKREEESNGGKSPETSTRDNTPTENVEVTEDTSELVKALAEALKEEVDSGGVEVENLGQQIIIRINEKGSFPAGSAFLQPRFRPVIQKVAQLLATIPGMITVAGHTGKEKLHSELYRSKWDLSSQRAVSVAHEMLKVKEFNENRLIVQGMADTQPLTDKESELRRNRRVEISIMQGKAKLSEPLSVITNK; translated from the coding sequence ATGTCTGATGAATGCGATTGCCCACCCCCAGGTCTCCCCGCGTGGATGGGTACATTTGCCGATTTAATGAGCCTGTTAATGTGCTTCTTTGTATTACTGTTGTCATTTTCAGAAATGGACGTGGTTAAATTTAAGCAGATTGCTGGCTCGATGCAATTTGCTTTTGGTGTACAAAATCAAATTGATGTCAAAAATATCCCTAAGGGTACAACTGTGATCGCACAGGAATTTCGTCCTGGTCGACCGGACCCGACGCCGATTGAAACCATTATGCAGCACACCATTGATAATAGTGAAGCAGAGTTAGACTTCAAAGATGGCGAAGATCAAAACGCGGGTGGTAAGAACAAACGCGAAGAAGAAAGTAATGGTGGTAAATCACCAGAAACGTCGACCCGTGATAATACGCCAACAGAAAATGTCGAAGTAACGGAAGATACCAGTGAGCTAGTCAAGGCTCTCGCAGAAGCCTTAAAAGAAGAAGTCGATAGTGGTGGTGTTGAGGTTGAAAATTTGGGGCAGCAAATCATCATTCGTATTAATGAAAAGGGTTCATTTCCAGCTGGTTCTGCCTTTTTACAGCCACGCTTTCGTCCCGTGATCCAAAAGGTCGCGCAGCTATTAGCAACGATACCAGGGATGATTACGGTTGCCGGACATACAGGTAAAGAAAAGTTACATTCAGAGCTTTATCGCTCTAAATGGGATTTGTCGAGCCAGCGTGCCGTTTCTGTGGCACATGAAATGTTAAAGGTTAAAGAGTTCAATGAGAACCGCTTAATCGTGCAGGGCATGGCTGATACCCAACCATTGACGGATAAAGAAAGTGAATTACGTCGTAACCGCCGTGTAGAAATTAGTATTATGCAAGGTAAAGCGAAACTCTCAGAGCCACTCAGTGTGATTACTAACAAGTAG
- a CDS encoding ABC transporter ATP-binding protein codes for MSLLDVTDLRVEFTTQDGAVTAVNDLNFSLNPGETLGIVGESGSGKSQTVFAIMGLLAKNGIISGSAKFEGKEILNLPEKELNHVRAEQIAMIFQDPMTSLNPYMKVSQQMMEVLILHKGMSKKEAFEESVFMLEAVKIPEARVRINMYPHEFSGGMRQRVMIAMALLCRPKLLIADEPTTALDVTIQAQIMQLLNELKDKFNTAIIMITHDLGVVAGSCDKVLVMYAGRTMEYGKVNDIFYTPSHPYTEGLLKSIPRLDTEGDILPTIPGNPPNLLSLPKGCAYQDRCHRAQENCQQEQPQLIPFAGDRLRACFSDQGTW; via the coding sequence ATGAGTTTATTAGATGTTACTGATCTGCGCGTTGAATTTACGACCCAAGATGGGGCTGTAACCGCAGTTAATGATTTAAATTTTTCCCTCAACCCTGGTGAAACACTGGGCATTGTAGGCGAGTCAGGTTCAGGTAAATCACAAACCGTATTTGCGATCATGGGATTGTTAGCGAAAAACGGTATTATTTCTGGTAGTGCTAAGTTTGAAGGTAAAGAAATCTTAAATTTACCAGAGAAAGAACTTAACCATGTTCGAGCAGAACAAATCGCGATGATCTTTCAAGACCCGATGACTTCACTCAACCCTTATATGAAGGTGAGTCAGCAAATGATGGAAGTGCTGATCTTACATAAAGGCATGAGTAAAAAAGAAGCCTTTGAAGAATCGGTATTTATGTTAGAAGCGGTGAAGATCCCTGAAGCTCGTGTTCGTATTAATATGTACCCACATGAATTCTCGGGTGGTATGCGTCAGCGTGTGATGATCGCAATGGCATTGCTATGTCGTCCTAAACTGCTTATTGCAGATGAACCAACAACCGCATTGGATGTAACCATTCAAGCGCAGATCATGCAGCTGTTGAATGAATTAAAAGATAAGTTTAATACTGCGATTATTATGATCACTCATGATTTAGGGGTCGTTGCCGGCAGTTGTGACAAGGTATTGGTGATGTATGCTGGCCGTACCATGGAGTATGGCAAGGTGAACGATATCTTCTATACGCCAAGTCACCCTTACACTGAAGGTTTACTTAAGTCGATCCCGCGTTTAGATACCGAAGGTGATATTTTACCGACTATTCCGGGCAATCCGCCTAACTTGTTATCATTGCCAAAAGGCTGTGCATACCAAGATCGTTGCCATCGAGCACAAGAAAACTGTCAACAAGAACAACCACAATTAATCCCGTTTGCTGGCGACCGTTTACGTGCCTGCTTCTCAGACCAGGGGACATGGTAA
- a CDS encoding porin produces MKYSTLALTLASILSVGAASAATIYKSENGDNLKVYGGMEIGGTLVSDTDKTPFGPDSTYVDDSFMTLGAKGTTGDFYAKFELDAERQDWTKDNNIRLVVDKAYVGYKLASKQSIEFGRTDTAYDHYDAFGDVTNELGAGISEAGDQDNTLKYQGQFGNIKVGISHSLEGWDGKVDNNNKPQKYSYETDSLYGQVTNGYIGYFGDDFTILAGAESGDETEIYSLHSQVKLGDLTISGLVWDQTKNFNKDKNSEKNIVGANIGAKYKLTEKLSLLGSVNYEDLDNVKVSKEDYKSEWVVVGGEYKYAKNVKLAAEVSIGDVLKNGESGALGYVKAYYWF; encoded by the coding sequence ATGAAATATTCAACTCTAGCTCTAACTCTGGCCTCAATCTTATCTGTAGGCGCTGCAAGCGCGGCAACTATTTATAAAAGTGAAAATGGCGACAATCTTAAAGTTTATGGGGGAATGGAAATCGGTGGTACTTTAGTCTCTGATACCGATAAGACTCCATTCGGTCCTGACTCTACCTACGTCGATGATTCATTTATGACCCTAGGCGCTAAAGGAACAACTGGCGACTTCTACGCAAAATTTGAACTTGATGCAGAACGTCAAGACTGGACCAAGGATAATAATATTCGCCTTGTCGTTGATAAAGCGTATGTTGGTTACAAACTTGCCTCTAAACAATCTATTGAATTTGGTCGTACTGACACTGCGTATGATCACTATGATGCATTTGGTGATGTAACAAATGAATTAGGTGCTGGTATTTCTGAAGCTGGCGATCAAGATAATACGCTCAAGTACCAAGGTCAATTTGGTAATATTAAAGTCGGAATTTCTCACTCGTTAGAGGGTTGGGATGGTAAAGTTGATAACAATAACAAGCCTCAAAAATATTCATACGAAACTGATTCATTATATGGTCAGGTCACCAACGGCTATATTGGTTATTTTGGCGATGACTTTACTATTCTTGCTGGTGCAGAGTCGGGTGATGAAACTGAAATTTATTCTTTACACTCTCAAGTTAAACTAGGCGATTTAACCATTTCTGGTTTAGTTTGGGATCAAACCAAAAATTTCAATAAAGATAAAAACTCAGAAAAAAACATCGTAGGTGCTAACATAGGTGCTAAATATAAATTGACTGAAAAACTAAGTCTTTTAGGTAGTGTAAACTACGAAGATTTAGATAATGTTAAAGTATCTAAGGAAGATTACAAATCAGAATGGGTTGTTGTAGGTGGCGAATATAAATATGCTAAAAACGTTAAACTTGCAGCTGAAGTTTCAATTGGTGATGTTCTTAAGAATGGTGAAAGTGGTGCGCTAGGTTACGTTAAAGCTTACTACTGGTTCTAA
- the ushA gene encoding bifunctional UDP-sugar hydrolase/5'-nucleotidase UshA, with protein sequence MKLKNIALSALTMAIAAGCATTDQQPKHEWKQDKEYNITILHTNDNHGNFWQNKYGERGMAARATLVNNIRAEVKAEGGSVLLLSGGDINTGVPESDLQDAEPDFIGMNMIGYDAMTLGNHEFDNPLDVLAKQEGWANFPFISANIYKDGERMFDAYKIFNKEGIKIAVIGLTTEDTAKIGNPEYISELEFRDPKVEAKAIIAELKATENPDVIIAATHMGHYLNGDNGSNAPGDVQLARYLNEGDLDMIVGGHSQEPLCMEGAEYAKFKPGQDCTPDVQNGTDIVQAYEWGKYVGRADYTFKNGEFTLQSYNLIPVNLKKKIKVDGKKKRVLIQDEIAQDPAVFAKLKPFQEKGQVALGIKIGYSDGLLQGDRDVVRNNQTNLGRLIATAHMQRAKADFGIMNSGGVRASIEAGVITYKDVLTVQPFGNILTYVEMSGAEVMDYLNVVATKMKDSGAFAQFAGISMTVENGQVSDVKIGGKAMDMSKSYRFTIPSFNAAGGDGYPKIMEHASFVNTGYVDAEVLKEYIEANSPINVADFEPKNDMVYN encoded by the coding sequence ATGAAACTTAAAAATATAGCGCTCTCTGCTTTAACAATGGCTATTGCAGCGGGTTGCGCGACAACTGACCAGCAGCCTAAGCATGAATGGAAGCAAGATAAAGAATACAATATCACCATCTTACACACCAATGATAACCACGGTAATTTCTGGCAGAATAAGTACGGTGAACGCGGTATGGCTGCACGTGCCACACTGGTCAATAACATCCGTGCAGAGGTTAAAGCCGAAGGCGGTTCTGTACTATTGTTATCTGGCGGTGATATTAATACCGGCGTACCTGAATCAGATCTGCAAGATGCAGAACCAGATTTCATTGGGATGAACATGATTGGTTACGATGCGATGACATTAGGTAATCATGAATTTGATAACCCGCTTGACGTACTCGCGAAACAAGAAGGTTGGGCAAACTTCCCATTCATCTCTGCCAACATCTATAAAGATGGTGAGCGCATGTTTGACGCTTACAAGATCTTTAATAAAGAGGGTATCAAAATTGCCGTTATTGGCCTAACGACCGAAGATACAGCAAAGATTGGTAATCCTGAATATATCAGCGAATTGGAATTCCGTGATCCAAAAGTGGAAGCCAAAGCCATCATCGCTGAATTAAAAGCAACTGAAAACCCAGATGTAATCATAGCTGCAACGCACATGGGCCATTACCTTAACGGTGACAACGGTTCCAATGCACCGGGTGATGTGCAGCTGGCTCGCTACCTGAACGAAGGTGATTTAGATATGATCGTGGGTGGCCACTCACAAGAACCTTTATGTATGGAAGGCGCTGAATACGCGAAATTCAAACCAGGGCAAGATTGTACACCTGACGTGCAGAATGGGACTGATATCGTTCAAGCATATGAATGGGGAAAATATGTAGGTCGTGCGGATTATACCTTTAAAAATGGTGAGTTTACATTACAGTCATACAATCTTATTCCCGTTAATTTAAAGAAAAAAATCAAAGTTGATGGTAAGAAAAAGCGAGTCTTAATCCAAGATGAGATTGCGCAAGATCCAGCTGTTTTCGCAAAACTAAAACCGTTCCAAGAAAAAGGTCAAGTAGCATTAGGCATTAAGATTGGTTACTCTGATGGCTTATTACAAGGTGATCGTGACGTTGTGCGTAACAACCAAACAAACCTTGGCCGTTTGATTGCAACAGCGCATATGCAACGTGCAAAAGCAGATTTTGGTATCATGAATTCAGGTGGTGTACGTGCGTCAATTGAGGCCGGTGTAATCACATATAAAGACGTATTAACCGTACAGCCATTTGGCAATATACTTACTTATGTAGAAATGTCAGGCGCTGAAGTGATGGATTACTTAAATGTAGTCGCCACTAAGATGAAAGACTCTGGTGCATTTGCACAGTTCGCTGGTATTTCGATGACAGTTGAAAACGGTCAAGTTTCAGATGTGAAGATTGGCGGTAAAGCAATGGACATGAGCAAGTCATACCGCTTCACGATCCCATCGTTCAACGCAGCCGGCGGTGACGGTTACCCGAAAATCATGGAGCATGCATCGTTTGTAAACACTGGTTATGTAGATGCAGAAGTACTGAAAGAGTACATAGAAGCAAACTCACCGATCAACGTCGCTGATTTTGAACCAAAAAATGACATGGTTTATAATTGA
- a CDS encoding endonuclease I family protein: MNKSLLLFAVFATISSGSVLASPNICTNCPVLNKVKDITNYAPGTYYADSQAAYGGDLATFRKAIISDISKGQKQLSYGEVWTALTHTDEDPQNSDNVILLYKGNSIPKNHNGSGAASANQDYWNREHTWPKSHGFPKKSQQGYTDIHHLRPADISMNSARGNKDFHNGGTPVPEDNRNLSTKYTWEPRDEVKGDIARMMFYMDVRYDENTGINMPNLVLVDAINTNPTSGKNLPKLGKLCTLIEWHFQDPVNDFERARNNTIYEYQGNRNPFIDNPEWVDTIYKGRCNESKVPDQT, encoded by the coding sequence ATGAATAAATCTTTACTCCTCTTTGCAGTATTCGCGACGATAAGCTCAGGTTCCGTGCTTGCCAGTCCCAATATCTGTACTAATTGTCCAGTATTAAACAAAGTTAAAGACATCACAAACTATGCCCCTGGTACTTATTATGCCGACTCTCAAGCGGCATACGGTGGTGATCTAGCAACATTCAGAAAAGCGATCATTTCTGATATATCCAAAGGCCAAAAACAACTAAGTTATGGTGAAGTTTGGACTGCATTAACGCATACCGATGAAGACCCCCAAAATTCTGATAATGTTATTTTACTTTATAAAGGTAATTCAATTCCTAAAAACCACAATGGCTCAGGTGCCGCGAGCGCGAATCAGGATTATTGGAATCGGGAGCATACTTGGCCTAAAAGTCACGGTTTCCCAAAGAAATCTCAGCAAGGTTATACCGATATCCACCACCTCCGCCCTGCCGATATTTCGATGAATAGTGCTCGCGGTAACAAAGACTTTCATAACGGCGGAACGCCAGTACCTGAAGACAATAGAAACCTAAGCACTAAGTATACTTGGGAGCCTAGAGACGAAGTGAAAGGAGATATTGCTCGGATGATGTTTTATATGGATGTCCGTTATGATGAAAATACAGGCATAAATATGCCTAATTTAGTTTTAGTTGACGCAATAAACACGAATCCGACCAGCGGTAAAAATTTACCTAAACTGGGCAAGTTATGTACCCTCATAGAGTGGCACTTTCAAGATCCCGTCAATGATTTTGAACGAGCACGCAACAATACTATTTATGAATACCAAGGTAACCGTAATCCATTCATTGATAATCCAGAATGGGTTGATACGATCTATAAAGGAAGATGTAATGAAAGTAAGGTGCCAGATCAAACTTAA
- the oppB gene encoding oligopeptide ABC transporter permease OppB yields the protein MLKFILKRILEAIPTMLVLITVSFFLMRFAPGSPFSSERTLPPQVMANINAKYGLDKPVLEQYTTYLTNVIQGDLGPSFKYKDFTVNELVASALPVSAKIGAFAFVFALIFGVFVGTIAALRQNTWLDYSIMSTAMIGVVMPSFVLAPGLIYLFSIDLGWFPAGGWLDGSLKYMILPVLGMSMLYVATFARITRGSMIEVMNSNFIRTARSKGLSKPHIVIKHALKPAMLPVVSYMGPAFVGIITGSVVIETIFGLPGIGKLFVNAAFNRDYSLVMGVTILIGFLFILFNAVVDILLAYIDPKIRY from the coding sequence ATGCTTAAATTCATCTTAAAGCGAATTCTAGAAGCAATACCGACTATGCTGGTATTGATCACAGTCTCTTTTTTCCTTATGCGTTTCGCACCTGGCAGCCCATTTTCAAGTGAAAGAACGCTTCCGCCACAAGTAATGGCAAATATTAACGCTAAGTACGGCCTTGATAAACCTGTGTTGGAGCAATACACCACTTATTTAACGAATGTGATTCAAGGTGACCTTGGCCCTTCTTTTAAATACAAAGATTTTACCGTTAATGAACTGGTTGCTTCGGCATTACCTGTATCAGCTAAAATCGGTGCCTTCGCTTTTGTATTTGCACTTATATTTGGTGTTTTTGTCGGTACGATTGCAGCATTACGACAAAATACGTGGTTAGATTACAGTATTATGTCAACGGCGATGATCGGGGTTGTTATGCCTTCCTTTGTACTCGCACCGGGTCTTATTTATCTTTTTTCTATTGATCTTGGCTGGTTTCCAGCGGGTGGTTGGTTAGATGGCTCGCTGAAATACATGATATTACCTGTATTGGGTATGTCGATGTTATATGTTGCCACTTTTGCCCGTATTACCCGTGGCAGTATGATTGAAGTGATGAATAGTAACTTTATTCGAACGGCGCGTTCGAAAGGATTAAGTAAGCCACATATCGTTATCAAACATGCCTTAAAACCGGCGATGTTACCGGTTGTTTCCTACATGGGTCCTGCATTCGTGGGCATTATTACTGGCTCGGTAGTGATTGAAACCATTTTTGGTTTACCGGGTATTGGTAAGTTGTTTGTTAACGCCGCGTTTAACCGTGATTATTCCCTAGTGATGGGTGTGACCATTTTGATTGGTTTCTTATTCATCTTATTTAATGCAGTTGTTGATATTTTGCTTGCTTATATCGATCCGAAAATTCGCTACTAA